The following coding sequences lie in one Isoptericola variabilis 225 genomic window:
- the prcB gene encoding proteasome subunit beta — MTSADTSGRLPDAFLRPGSSSFVDFLADHAPDLLPGRRLAASGGGAGVSASGLAPHATTIVALTFGPEDGPRGVVMAGDRRATQGNMIASREIEKVFPADEYSAVGIAGSAGIAVELVRLFQLELEHYEKIEGSVMSLDGKANRLSTMIRGNLSLALQGLAVVPLFGGYDLERGLGRIFSYDVTGGRYEEHDHHSVGSGSVFARGALKKLWRRGLDAEQAVRVAVEALYDAADDDSATGGPDTVRRIWPVVATVTADGYRRVDDDELSTLVEQILAGRRGDEDRGGARA, encoded by the coding sequence ATGACCAGCGCTGACACCTCAGGACGGCTCCCGGACGCGTTCCTGCGCCCGGGATCGTCGTCCTTCGTGGACTTCCTCGCCGACCACGCGCCCGACCTGCTGCCCGGGCGCCGCCTCGCCGCGTCCGGCGGAGGCGCGGGCGTGAGCGCCTCGGGCCTGGCGCCGCACGCGACGACGATCGTCGCGCTGACGTTCGGGCCCGAGGACGGCCCGCGCGGCGTCGTCATGGCGGGCGACCGGCGCGCGACGCAGGGCAACATGATCGCGAGCCGCGAGATCGAGAAGGTCTTCCCGGCCGACGAGTACTCGGCCGTGGGGATCGCCGGCTCGGCCGGCATCGCGGTCGAGCTCGTGCGGCTGTTCCAGCTCGAGCTGGAGCACTACGAGAAGATCGAGGGCTCGGTCATGTCGCTCGACGGCAAGGCGAACCGGCTGTCCACGATGATCCGCGGCAACCTGTCCCTGGCGCTCCAGGGCCTCGCCGTGGTGCCGCTGTTCGGCGGCTACGACCTCGAGCGCGGCCTCGGGCGCATCTTCAGCTACGACGTCACGGGCGGGCGCTACGAGGAGCACGACCACCACAGCGTCGGCTCGGGCTCGGTCTTCGCGCGCGGCGCCCTGAAGAAGCTGTGGCGCCGCGGGCTCGACGCCGAGCAGGCCGTGCGCGTGGCGGTCGAGGCGCTCTACGACGCCGCCGACGACGACAGCGCCACGGGCGGCCCGGACACCGTCCGGCGCATCTGGCCGGTCGTGGCGACCGTGACGGCCGACGGCTACCGCCGGGTCGACGACGACGAGCTCTCGACGCTCGTCGAGCAGATCCTCGCGGGGCGCCGCGGCGACGAGGACCGGGGAGGTGCCCGCGCATGA
- the prcA gene encoding proteasome subunit alpha: protein MTMPFYVSPEQLMKDRADFARKGIARGRSVVVLAYDDGIAFATENPSRALHKISEIYDRIAFAAVGKYNEFENLRVAGVRYADLRGYSYDRTDVTARGLANAYAQTLGTVFTTESKPLEVELVVAEVGATSAEDQIYRLSYDGSVADEHGHVVMGGQAEQLGARVADGWQPDMPLDEVLRLAVRTLGAVGPDGNVVAEGSEREIPPTQLEVAVLDRRRPRRAFRRVSGASLADLLAPPEG, encoded by the coding sequence ATGACCATGCCGTTCTACGTCTCGCCCGAGCAGCTGATGAAGGACCGGGCGGACTTCGCGCGCAAGGGCATCGCCCGCGGACGCTCGGTCGTCGTGCTCGCCTACGACGACGGCATCGCGTTCGCGACCGAGAACCCGTCGCGCGCGCTGCACAAGATCTCCGAGATCTACGACCGCATCGCGTTCGCGGCGGTGGGCAAGTACAACGAGTTCGAGAACCTGCGGGTCGCGGGCGTGCGCTACGCGGACCTGCGCGGCTACTCCTACGACCGCACCGACGTCACCGCGCGCGGCCTCGCCAACGCGTACGCGCAGACGCTCGGGACCGTGTTCACCACCGAGTCGAAGCCGCTCGAGGTCGAGCTCGTGGTCGCCGAGGTCGGCGCGACGTCGGCCGAGGACCAGATCTACCGGCTGTCGTACGACGGCTCGGTCGCCGACGAGCACGGCCACGTCGTCATGGGCGGCCAGGCCGAGCAGCTCGGCGCCCGGGTCGCGGACGGGTGGCAGCCCGACATGCCGCTCGACGAGGTGCTGCGCCTGGCCGTGCGCACGCTCGGGGCGGTCGGGCCGGACGGCAACGTCGTCGCCGAGGGCTCCGAGCGCGAGATCCCGCCGACCCAGCTCGAGGTCGCCGTGCTCGACCGCCGCCGCCCGCGCCGGGCGTTCCGGCGCGTGAGCGGGGCGTCGCTCGCCGACCTGCTCGCGCCGCCCGAGGGCTGA
- a CDS encoding site-2 protease family protein, giving the protein MTSRSKGWVVGRVAGAPVVVTPSWLLAAVVLTFVFAPTVRAFAPLLDTTGVLVVSFAFVLLLFASVFLHEVAHALVARARGHEVTELAVTLWGGHTAYTGATRRPLDGALVAVVGPLTNLALAVALWFAFEAQTVASIPAMLLYAGAFSNAFVGLFNLLPGLPLDGGQILESLVWAVTGSRTRGTVAAGWVGRVVAVGVVLWALAWPLVEGRQASWVTVMWAALVGAFLWAGAGDAMATERRRARLTGLSVATLAAPAVVVRSGTTVAEAGATVAGHPSTALVVVGPSGDPLGWVDPAAAGAVPADRAASTPVDSALVPFPPGSGVDADLAGPDLLERLARTSAGARVVPVLHGGRVTGVLDVARVAAAVRR; this is encoded by the coding sequence GTGACCTCTCGTTCCAAGGGCTGGGTCGTCGGCCGTGTCGCGGGCGCGCCCGTCGTCGTCACGCCGTCGTGGCTCCTCGCCGCCGTCGTCCTGACGTTCGTCTTCGCGCCCACCGTCCGCGCGTTCGCCCCGCTCCTGGACACCACGGGCGTGCTCGTCGTGTCGTTCGCGTTCGTGCTGCTGCTGTTCGCCTCGGTGTTCCTGCACGAGGTCGCGCACGCGCTCGTGGCGCGCGCCCGGGGGCATGAGGTCACCGAGCTCGCCGTGACGCTCTGGGGCGGCCACACCGCGTACACGGGCGCCACGCGACGCCCGCTCGACGGGGCGCTCGTCGCGGTCGTCGGGCCCCTGACCAACCTGGCGCTCGCGGTCGCGCTGTGGTTCGCCTTCGAGGCGCAGACCGTCGCGTCGATCCCCGCGATGCTGCTGTACGCGGGCGCGTTCTCCAACGCCTTCGTGGGGCTGTTCAACCTGCTGCCCGGGCTGCCGCTCGACGGCGGCCAGATCCTCGAGTCGCTCGTGTGGGCCGTGACGGGCTCGCGCACGCGCGGCACGGTCGCCGCCGGGTGGGTCGGACGCGTCGTGGCGGTCGGCGTGGTGCTGTGGGCGCTCGCGTGGCCGCTCGTCGAGGGGCGCCAGGCGAGCTGGGTCACCGTCATGTGGGCCGCCCTCGTCGGGGCGTTCCTGTGGGCGGGCGCGGGTGACGCGATGGCCACCGAGCGCCGTCGGGCCCGGCTCACCGGCCTGAGCGTCGCGACGCTCGCCGCGCCCGCGGTCGTGGTCCGGTCGGGCACGACCGTCGCCGAGGCGGGCGCGACCGTCGCGGGCCACCCCAGCACGGCGCTCGTCGTCGTCGGGCCGTCGGGCGACCCGCTCGGGTGGGTCGACCCGGCCGCGGCGGGAGCCGTGCCGGCCGACCGTGCCGCGTCCACGCCGGTCGACTCGGCCCTCGTGCCCTTCCCGCCCGGGTCGGGCGTCGACGCCGACCTCGCCGGGCCCGACCTGCTCGAGCGGCTCGCGCGCACGTCGGCCGGCGCGCGCGTCGTGCCCGTCCTCCACGGCGGGCGGGTCACGGGCGTGCTCGACGTCGCGCGCGTCGCGGCGGCCGTGCGCCGGTGA
- the arc gene encoding proteasome ATPase, which produces MTENPVRPEPTGPSRDAQLALLAAKNERLAEALRAARDQIVELKKQIDELAKPPGTYATFLAAHEDGSVDISSGGRKMHVSASPSLDVAELKPGQEVKLNEAMTVVSAGGYERTGELVTVKEVLDDERVLVVGRADEERVVRLAGSVTGSSLRVGDSLTVDVRSGFVFEIVPKSEVEELVLEEVPDIAYEDIGGLGPQIEAIRDAVELPFSYPDLFREHGLRPPKGVLLYGPPGCGKTLIAKAVASSLAKMVAEKRGGDPSAKSYFLNVKGPELLNKYVGETERHIRLIFARAREKASQGMPVVVFFDEMESLFRTRGTGLSSDVETTIVPQLLAEIDGVERLDNVIVIGASNREDMIDPAILRPGRLDVKIKIERPDAEGAKEIFGKYLTPDLPIHADDLAEHGGSTEAAVEAMIRSVVERMYAEDEENQFLEVTYASGDKETLYFKDFNSGAMIQNVVDRAKKMAIKDFLATGQRGIRVEHLLSACVDEFKENEDLPNTTNPDDWARISGKKGERIVFIRTIVQKKGENGTPRTIDTVTSTGQYL; this is translated from the coding sequence ATGACCGAGAACCCTGTCCGCCCCGAGCCCACGGGCCCGAGCCGCGACGCCCAGCTCGCGCTCCTCGCCGCCAAGAACGAGCGGCTCGCCGAGGCGCTCCGCGCCGCCCGGGACCAGATCGTCGAGCTGAAGAAGCAGATCGACGAGCTCGCCAAGCCGCCGGGCACCTACGCCACGTTCCTCGCCGCGCACGAGGACGGGTCGGTCGACATCTCGTCGGGCGGCCGCAAGATGCACGTGTCCGCGAGCCCGAGCCTCGACGTCGCCGAGCTCAAGCCCGGCCAGGAGGTCAAGCTCAACGAGGCCATGACGGTCGTGTCGGCCGGCGGCTACGAGCGCACGGGCGAGCTCGTGACGGTCAAGGAGGTGCTCGACGACGAGCGGGTGCTCGTGGTCGGGCGCGCCGACGAGGAGCGCGTCGTGCGCCTCGCCGGCTCGGTCACCGGGTCGAGCCTGCGCGTCGGGGACTCGCTGACGGTCGACGTCCGCAGCGGCTTCGTCTTCGAGATCGTGCCCAAGTCGGAGGTCGAGGAGCTGGTCCTCGAGGAGGTCCCCGACATCGCCTACGAGGACATCGGCGGGCTCGGGCCGCAGATCGAGGCGATCCGCGACGCCGTCGAGCTGCCGTTCTCCTACCCCGACCTGTTCCGCGAGCACGGGCTGCGCCCGCCCAAGGGCGTGCTGCTGTACGGCCCGCCCGGCTGCGGCAAGACGCTCATCGCGAAGGCCGTCGCGAGCTCGCTGGCGAAGATGGTCGCCGAGAAGCGCGGGGGGGACCCGAGCGCGAAGAGCTACTTCCTCAACGTCAAGGGTCCCGAGCTGCTCAACAAGTACGTCGGCGAGACCGAGCGGCACATCCGCCTGATCTTCGCGCGGGCCCGCGAGAAGGCCTCGCAGGGCATGCCCGTCGTCGTGTTCTTCGACGAGATGGAGTCGCTGTTCCGCACGCGCGGGACGGGTCTGTCGTCCGACGTCGAGACGACGATCGTGCCGCAGCTGCTCGCCGAGATCGACGGCGTCGAGCGGCTCGACAACGTCATCGTCATCGGCGCGTCGAACCGCGAGGACATGATCGACCCGGCGATCCTGCGCCCGGGCCGGCTCGACGTGAAGATCAAGATCGAGCGGCCGGACGCCGAGGGTGCCAAGGAGATCTTCGGCAAGTACCTCACGCCGGACCTGCCGATCCACGCCGACGACCTCGCCGAGCACGGCGGCAGCACGGAGGCGGCGGTCGAGGCGATGATCCGCAGCGTCGTCGAGCGCATGTACGCCGAGGACGAGGAGAACCAGTTCCTCGAGGTCACGTACGCGTCCGGGGACAAGGAGACCCTGTACTTCAAGGACTTCAACTCGGGCGCGATGATCCAGAACGTCGTCGACCGCGCCAAGAAGATGGCCATCAAGGACTTCCTGGCCACGGGCCAGCGCGGCATCCGGGTGGAGCACCTGCTGTCCGCGTGCGTCGACGAGTTCAAGGAGAACGAGGACCTGCCCAACACGACCAACCCGGACGACTGGGCGCGGATCAGCGGCAAGAAGGGCGAGCGCATCGTCTTCATCCGCACGATCGTCCAGAAGAAGGGCGAGAACGGGACGCCGCGCACGATCGACACGGTGACGAGCACGGGCCAGTACCTGTGA
- a CDS encoding tRNA (adenine-N1)-methyltransferase: protein MTSADSARPVPTATGADLRRGPLRVGDKVQLTDPKGRLHTITLQPGGTFHTHKGYFRHEELIGRPEGWVVTNTAGVQYLALRPLLSDYVLSMPRGAAVVYPKDAGQIVQMADIFPGARVVEAGVGSGALTMSLLRAVGDAGELHSIERREDFAAVARGNVETFFGGPHPAWRLSVGDLADVLPTVAEPGTVDRVVLDMLAPWENIDVTARALVPGGVLVAYVATATQLSRTVEDLRADGRFAEPVAWESMVRGWHLEGLAVRPQHRMIGHTGFLVTARRLADGVTPPERTRRPAKGAYPGPDAEWTEEDLGERPVSDKKLRRARREVGQAPEQADGQA, encoded by the coding sequence GTGACTTCCGCCGACTCCGCGCGACCCGTCCCCACGGCCACCGGCGCCGACCTGCGCCGCGGCCCGCTGCGCGTGGGCGACAAGGTGCAGCTGACCGACCCCAAGGGCCGCCTGCACACGATCACGCTCCAGCCCGGGGGGACGTTCCACACCCACAAGGGCTACTTCCGCCACGAGGAGCTCATCGGCAGGCCCGAGGGCTGGGTCGTGACCAACACCGCCGGCGTCCAGTACCTCGCGCTGCGCCCGTTGCTCAGCGACTACGTGCTGTCGATGCCCCGCGGTGCCGCGGTCGTCTACCCCAAGGACGCCGGGCAGATCGTCCAGATGGCCGACATCTTCCCCGGCGCGCGCGTCGTGGAGGCGGGCGTCGGCTCGGGCGCGCTGACGATGTCGCTGCTGCGCGCGGTGGGCGACGCGGGCGAGCTGCACTCGATCGAGCGGCGCGAGGACTTCGCGGCCGTCGCGCGCGGCAACGTCGAGACGTTCTTCGGCGGCCCGCACCCCGCCTGGCGCCTGTCGGTGGGCGACCTCGCCGACGTGCTGCCCACCGTGGCGGAGCCCGGCACGGTCGACCGCGTCGTGCTCGACATGCTCGCCCCGTGGGAGAACATCGACGTCACGGCCCGCGCGCTCGTGCCGGGCGGCGTGCTCGTCGCCTACGTCGCCACGGCGACGCAGCTCTCGCGCACCGTCGAGGACCTGCGCGCCGACGGCCGGTTCGCCGAGCCGGTCGCGTGGGAGTCCATGGTGCGCGGCTGGCACCTCGAGGGCCTCGCGGTGCGTCCCCAGCACCGGATGATCGGGCACACAGGGTTCCTCGTCACCGCGCGCCGGCTCGCCGACGGCGTGACCCCGCCCGAGCGCACGCGCCGCCCCGCGAAGGGCGCGTACCCCGGGCCGGACGCCGAGTGGACCGAGGAGGACCTCGGGGAGCGGCCGGTCTCCGACAAGAAGCTGCGCCGCGCGCGCCGCGAGGTCGGGCAGGCGCCGGAGCAGGCCGACGGACAGGCCTGA
- the pafA gene encoding Pup--protein ligase yields the protein MDRRIFGLETEYGVTCAAEDGRGLSADEVARYLFRKVVAWGRSSNVFLRNGSRLYLDVGSHPEYATAECDDVRQLVAYDRGGERILEGLVADAQQRLEHEGLPGKVHLFKNNTDSAGNSYGCHENYLVRRQGDFSRLSEVLVPFLITRQVLTGAGKVLATPRGAVYCLSQRADHIWEAVSSATTRSRPIINTRDEPHADAESYRRLHVIVGDSSMAEPTTMLKVGATDLVLRLVEAGVPMRDLTLENPIRAIREISHDRTGLHPVQLASGRTATAVDIQAEYFQRVREHVDAHLDPTPVVKQVLDLWERGLRALETGDLSLVERELDWVIKLRLIERYRAKHGLALDDPRVARLDLAYHDISRTEGLYNLLVARGMVERVTTDVEIFESTAIPPQTTRAKLRGDFVRAAQEARRDYTVDWVHLKLNDQAQRTVLCKDPFRSVDERVERLIESM from the coding sequence ATGGACCGCAGGATCTTCGGTCTGGAGACCGAGTACGGGGTGACGTGCGCCGCCGAGGACGGCCGCGGGCTGTCGGCGGACGAGGTCGCCCGGTACCTCTTCCGCAAGGTCGTCGCGTGGGGACGCTCGTCGAACGTGTTCCTGCGCAACGGCTCGCGCCTCTACCTCGACGTCGGCTCGCACCCCGAGTACGCCACGGCCGAGTGCGACGACGTGCGCCAGCTCGTCGCGTACGACCGCGGGGGCGAGCGCATCCTCGAGGGCCTGGTCGCGGACGCGCAGCAGCGCCTCGAGCACGAGGGCCTGCCCGGCAAGGTGCACCTGTTCAAGAACAACACCGACTCGGCGGGCAACTCGTACGGCTGCCACGAGAACTACCTCGTGCGCCGCCAGGGCGACTTCTCGCGCCTGTCCGAGGTGCTGGTGCCGTTCCTCATCACGCGGCAGGTGCTCACGGGCGCCGGGAAGGTGCTCGCGACGCCGCGCGGCGCGGTGTACTGCCTGTCGCAGCGCGCCGACCACATCTGGGAGGCGGTCTCGAGCGCGACGACCCGCTCGCGGCCCATCATCAACACGCGCGACGAGCCGCACGCCGACGCCGAGAGCTACCGGCGGCTGCACGTCATCGTGGGCGACTCGTCGATGGCCGAGCCGACGACGATGCTCAAGGTGGGTGCGACGGACCTGGTCCTGCGCCTCGTCGAGGCCGGCGTGCCCATGCGCGACCTCACGCTCGAGAACCCGATCCGCGCCATCCGGGAGATCAGCCACGACCGCACGGGCCTGCACCCGGTGCAGCTCGCGAGCGGGCGCACGGCGACGGCGGTCGACATCCAGGCCGAGTACTTCCAGCGGGTGCGCGAGCACGTCGACGCCCACCTCGACCCGACCCCCGTCGTCAAGCAGGTCCTCGACCTGTGGGAGCGCGGGCTGCGCGCGCTCGAGACGGGCGACCTGTCGCTCGTGGAGCGCGAGCTCGACTGGGTCATCAAGCTGCGCCTCATCGAGCGGTACCGGGCCAAGCACGGGCTCGCTCTGGACGACCCGCGCGTCGCCCGCCTCGACCTGGCGTACCACGACATCTCCCGGACCGAGGGCCTGTACAACCTCCTCGTCGCGCGGGGGATGGTCGAGCGCGTCACGACCGACGTCGAGATCTTCGAGTCGACCGCGATCCCGCCGCAGACCACGCGGGCCAAGCTGCGCGGCGACTTCGTGCGCGCGGCCCAGGAGGCGCGGCGCGACTACACGGTCGACTGGGTGCACCTCAAGCTCAACGACCAGGCCCAGCGCACGGTCCTGTGCAAGGACCCGTTCCGCAGCGTCGACGAGCGCGTCGAGCGGCTCATCGAGTCGATGTGA
- the dop gene encoding depupylase/deamidase Dop, which yields MGIETEYGVLSPGRPLANPMLMSSQVVTTYRALTSGGRPGGHPPARWDYDDEDPLQDARGFHLQRASAHPSLLTDDPSRPAPAGPAAGGAVDTPAGPASARVAGAGATPGGRSRRGAAAGPEDVERPAGEEYDDPSAANCILTNGARLYVDHAHPEYSSPEVTNPLDGVLWDVAGERVMLAASRELSRVPGSEVVLYKNNVDGKGASYGTHENYLVDRALPFGTLAELLTPFLVTRQVFAGSGRVGLGPTGAEAGYQLSQRADYIEAEVGLETTLRRPIVNTRDEPHADRTRWRRLHLILGDANHFEVATYLKLGTTSLVLWVLEHLDQLADAGVPARAELAALRLADPVGDVQRVSRDLGLSLPLELADGTRRTALEVQEAYADVVARALVALGSDEASDEVLDRWRSVLHRLGTHPASCAREVEWVAKRRLLEGLRARDGLDWDHPRLHAMDLQWSDVRPERGIYHRLVASGAVERLVEEEQVTHAVHHPPADTRAWFRGEVMARYAGEVSAASWDSVIFDVPGATALQRVPMLDPTRGTRRHIGALLDASPDAAALLKGLRGEG from the coding sequence ATGGGCATCGAGACCGAGTACGGCGTGCTGTCCCCGGGCCGGCCCCTGGCGAACCCGATGCTCATGAGCTCGCAGGTCGTGACGACCTACCGGGCCCTGACGTCGGGCGGCCGGCCCGGCGGGCACCCGCCCGCCCGGTGGGACTACGACGACGAGGACCCGCTGCAGGACGCCCGCGGGTTCCACCTGCAGCGGGCCTCGGCGCACCCGTCGCTGCTCACCGACGACCCGTCGCGGCCGGCGCCCGCCGGCCCGGCCGCCGGCGGGGCGGTCGACACGCCGGCGGGCCCCGCGTCGGCCCGGGTCGCCGGTGCGGGCGCGACGCCCGGGGGGCGCTCGCGGCGCGGCGCGGCCGCCGGCCCGGAGGACGTCGAGCGCCCCGCGGGCGAGGAGTACGACGACCCGAGCGCCGCGAACTGCATCCTCACCAACGGCGCCCGCCTGTACGTCGACCACGCCCACCCCGAGTACTCCTCGCCCGAGGTCACCAACCCGCTGGACGGCGTGCTGTGGGACGTCGCGGGGGAGCGGGTCATGCTCGCGGCCTCGCGCGAGCTCTCGCGGGTCCCGGGCTCGGAGGTCGTGCTCTACAAGAACAACGTCGACGGCAAGGGCGCGAGCTACGGCACGCACGAGAACTACCTCGTCGACCGCGCGCTGCCGTTCGGCACGCTCGCCGAGCTGCTCACGCCGTTCCTCGTGACGCGGCAGGTCTTCGCCGGGTCGGGCCGCGTGGGCCTCGGCCCGACGGGCGCCGAGGCCGGCTACCAGCTGTCGCAGCGGGCCGACTACATCGAGGCCGAGGTCGGGCTCGAGACGACGCTGCGTCGCCCGATCGTCAACACGCGCGACGAGCCGCACGCCGACCGCACGCGGTGGCGGCGGCTGCACCTCATCCTCGGCGACGCGAACCACTTCGAGGTCGCGACCTACCTCAAGCTCGGCACGACGTCGCTCGTGCTGTGGGTGCTCGAGCACCTGGACCAGCTGGCCGACGCCGGGGTGCCGGCGCGCGCCGAGCTCGCCGCGCTGCGGCTCGCCGACCCGGTCGGCGACGTCCAGCGGGTCTCGCGCGACCTCGGGCTCTCGCTGCCGCTCGAGCTCGCCGACGGCACGCGGCGGACCGCGCTCGAGGTCCAGGAGGCCTACGCGGACGTCGTGGCCCGCGCGCTCGTCGCGCTCGGGTCGGACGAGGCGTCGGACGAGGTGCTCGACCGCTGGCGCTCCGTGCTGCACCGCCTCGGCACCCACCCGGCGTCGTGCGCGCGCGAGGTCGAGTGGGTCGCCAAGCGGCGCCTGCTCGAGGGCCTGCGCGCGCGCGACGGGCTCGACTGGGACCACCCGCGGCTGCACGCGATGGACCTGCAGTGGTCCGACGTGCGGCCCGAGCGCGGCATCTACCACCGCCTCGTGGCCTCGGGCGCGGTCGAGCGGCTCGTCGAGGAGGAGCAGGTGACCCACGCGGTGCACCACCCGCCCGCCGACACGCGCGCCTGGTTCCGCGGCGAGGTCATGGCCCGGTACGCAGGCGAGGTCTCGGCCGCGAGCTGGGACTCGGTCATCTTCGACGTGCCCGGCGCGACGGCGCTGCAGCGCGTGCCCATGCTCGACCCCACGCGCGGCACGCGCCGGCACATCGGCGCGCTGCTCGACGCCAGCCCGGACGCGGCCGCGCTGCTCAAGGGCCTGCGCGGCGAGGGGTGA
- a CDS encoding ubiquitin-like protein Pup, which produces MAGQERVNPQHDDRTPDDDADAPAPAAPQANERDAEVDALLEEIDEVLETNAESFVRGFVQKGGQ; this is translated from the coding sequence ATGGCCGGTCAGGAACGGGTCAACCCGCAGCACGATGACCGTACGCCCGACGACGACGCGGACGCGCCGGCACCTGCCGCGCCGCAGGCGAACGAGCGCGACGCCGAGGTGGACGCCCTGCTCGAGGAGATCGACGAGGTGCTCGAGACGAACGCCGAGTCGTTCGTCCGCGGCTTCGTCCAGAAGGGCGGTCAGTGA